In a genomic window of Desulfuromonas thiophila:
- a CDS encoding HAD family hydrolase codes for MRPLRALVYDCDGVLFDSRRANLAYYNQILTELGERPVLEEETERALLCHTGSTPQVLRHLLGSERAAEGLRVAAQVDYRPFLAWMTPEPGLLVSLRQLVRRLPLAIATNRQRTMGQILQHFELTEFFRCVTTSSDVQRPKPFPDMLWHTAQLLGCALDEMLYVGDSLLDQQAAQAAGVSFVAYRWAGEGRRIEHHADLVGLVAQLCDGS; via the coding sequence ATGAGACCTCTGCGGGCCCTGGTTTATGACTGTGACGGGGTGTTGTTCGACAGCCGTCGGGCCAATCTGGCCTATTACAACCAGATTCTGACGGAACTGGGCGAAAGGCCGGTGCTGGAGGAAGAGACGGAGCGGGCGCTGTTGTGTCATACGGGCTCAACACCCCAGGTACTGCGACATCTTCTTGGCTCGGAACGAGCAGCCGAGGGCCTGCGGGTTGCAGCCCAGGTGGACTACCGCCCCTTTCTGGCCTGGATGACACCGGAGCCGGGTTTACTGGTCAGTTTGCGACAGTTGGTACGGCGCCTGCCACTAGCCATTGCCACCAACCGCCAACGGACTATGGGGCAGATCCTGCAGCATTTTGAATTGACGGAATTTTTTCGCTGCGTGACCACCAGCAGTGATGTCCAACGGCCCAAGCCTTTTCCCGATATGCTGTGGCATACGGCGCAGCTGCTGGGCTGTGCCCTGGATGAAATGCTGTATGTGGGGGATTCGCTGCTGGATCAGCAGGCTGCGCAGGCCGCCGGCGTATCCTTTGTGGCCTACAGGTGGGCGGGAGAGGGAAGACGGATTGAACACCACGCCGATCTGGTCGGCCTGGTTGCTCAGCTTTGTGACGGAAGCTGA
- a CDS encoding ATP-binding protein, with protein sequence MKNVLEVDIKVPNQTKYLSLIGKIGEDIASTLKKFNNSNPEELAYHINLVITEAMANAIKHANRNDPTKEVHVCICLSDENLCIRVYDQGQGFDISKAKEIDPDPTQDHGRGIFLIRSLMDSVTYEKCSGGNVLEMHKSLKKNQLPSQS encoded by the coding sequence ATGAAAAATGTCCTCGAAGTAGACATCAAGGTTCCCAATCAGACCAAATACCTGAGCCTGATCGGCAAAATCGGCGAGGACATCGCCAGCACCTTAAAGAAATTCAACAACTCCAACCCGGAAGAACTGGCCTACCATATCAATCTGGTGATCACCGAAGCCATGGCCAACGCCATCAAGCACGCCAATCGCAATGATCCAACCAAGGAGGTCCACGTCTGCATCTGCCTGTCAGACGAAAACCTCTGCATCCGGGTCTACGACCAGGGTCAGGGTTTCGACATCAGCAAAGCCAAAGAGATTGACCCCGATCCGACTCAGGATCACGGTCGCGGTATCTTCCTGATCCGCAGCCTGATGGATTCGGTCACCTACGAGAAATGCAGTGGCGGAAACGTTCTTGAAATGCACAAGTCTCTGAAAAAGAATCAGCTTCCGTCACAAAGCTGA
- a CDS encoding STAS domain-containing protein — translation MIVTIKDHEKATVLTVDEERLDAHNSNELKAQLLNLFEEGKVNVIIDLAAVRFIDSSGLGALVSGFKNASSRNGGVKLCGLQTQVKSMFELTRLHRVFEIFPGVDEALASF, via the coding sequence ATGATTGTAACCATCAAGGATCATGAAAAAGCAACGGTTCTGACCGTCGATGAGGAACGGCTCGATGCACACAACAGCAATGAACTCAAAGCACAGCTGCTGAACCTGTTCGAGGAAGGCAAGGTCAACGTCATCATTGATCTGGCTGCTGTGCGGTTCATTGATTCGTCAGGTCTGGGAGCACTGGTCTCGGGCTTCAAGAACGCCAGCTCCCGCAATGGCGGTGTCAAGCTGTGCGGCCTGCAGACCCAGGTCAAATCGATGTTCGAGTTGACCCGCCTGCACCGCGTTTTTGAAATCTTTCCCGGTGTTGATGAAGCGCTGGCCAGCTTCTGA
- a CDS encoding sodium:solute symporter family transporter: protein MSLQIISLITLIYFLLLFGVAYFAIERRAQGRSLISNAHVYSLSLAVYCTSWTYYGSVGRAATSGIDFITIYTGPTLICFTWWFLLRKILQISKEHNIVSIADFIASRYGKSSSLGAIVTVFAVLGIVPYIALQLKAVAYSFDLLTRGVDMHQVGTAAAPGPDTAFVVALLLALFCIFFGAMRLDSTERHEGLVAAVAFESVVKLLAFLAVGIFVCYGLFDGFSDIFTRFLATYPEKSSLLLLNDGPSPAGRWFSMTLMSMMAIMFLPRQFHVMVIENSDIGHVRKAMWAFPAYMFLLNLFVLPIALGGLLVFQGDTSFADYYVLTLPLGQHQLTLAALVFIGGLSAAAGMVMLESVASATMILNNLIMPVLLRFNLRTTDISGTLLLLKRIAIASVIFLGYFYYRTLGESEALVNIGLISFMAATQFAPALLGGLYWERASHRGAMVGLVLGFIIWLYTLIVPTFVDAGWLAPSLLEDGPFGIAALRPTALFYLDNLDNWSHALFWTFFFNLGSFLLISMLTNPTAEEAAQAMRFVRIATWDDPASKRKRISKAPTVIEFVDLMAKFIGEKQANRAIAEYIGNREIDERGSLSEYEIPSLKLFTERTLAASVGAPAARIIVDNYLSARGSKMEDVFDIFGTVSLSRDASREQLGVLYEVANLISSGEKLETILDNILEVLYRQFRFDLCAIRILDEDSQLLRVHSFKGIDSAFLSHADREINQETCIGTTFITNRVVLANDSDCVDKPASIAIVRELGIKSFAHAPIAIEGQPVGVLSSYSRFAKGIYTDEFIELYKNLAAQIGIALRNARQTDRLIEASERDKELKIAESIQLGLLPKAMPEIPGLDIAGICVPAKQIGGDYYDFFMHPDSFDVVIADVSGHNIGAALLMATARTFMQAQAQQQLSPQQTLEQLNKALYNDLSQAELFITMFYLRCERGKHQLVYANAGHNQPLLYRRTQDRFELLDAEGLILGIESEIGFEQCNTITEPDDLLLLYTDGIIEAENSAQELFGLQRLQNILREQWDKNSSDIINSIMDEVRLFQGRRHFRDDVTLVVLKRNEY, encoded by the coding sequence ATGAGCCTGCAGATCATCAGCCTGATCACCCTGATCTACTTTCTGCTGCTGTTCGGCGTGGCCTATTTTGCCATCGAACGGCGAGCCCAGGGCCGCAGCCTCATTTCCAACGCCCATGTCTATTCCCTGTCGCTGGCTGTTTACTGTACCTCTTGGACCTACTACGGCAGCGTCGGCCGCGCTGCAACCAGCGGTATTGATTTCATCACCATCTATACCGGCCCGACTCTGATCTGCTTCACCTGGTGGTTTTTGCTGCGCAAGATTCTCCAGATCAGCAAGGAACACAACATCGTCAGCATTGCTGACTTCATTGCCAGCCGCTACGGCAAATCGTCGTCTCTCGGTGCGATCGTCACTGTCTTCGCGGTTTTGGGCATCGTACCCTACATTGCGCTCCAACTCAAAGCGGTCGCCTACAGCTTCGACCTGCTGACCCGCGGTGTCGATATGCACCAAGTCGGCACGGCTGCCGCTCCCGGCCCGGACACCGCTTTCGTGGTTGCCCTGCTGTTGGCGCTGTTCTGCATCTTTTTCGGGGCCATGCGGCTCGACAGTACCGAACGGCACGAGGGACTGGTAGCAGCCGTCGCCTTTGAATCCGTAGTTAAACTGCTGGCCTTTCTGGCCGTGGGCATCTTTGTCTGTTATGGCCTGTTCGACGGCTTCAGCGATATCTTCACACGATTCTTGGCCACCTATCCAGAGAAGTCCTCCCTGTTGTTGCTCAACGATGGTCCCTCACCCGCCGGACGCTGGTTCTCCATGACCCTGATGTCGATGATGGCCATCATGTTTCTGCCGCGTCAGTTTCATGTCATGGTCATCGAAAACTCCGATATCGGCCATGTCCGTAAAGCCATGTGGGCATTTCCAGCCTACATGTTTCTGCTCAACCTGTTCGTTCTGCCGATAGCACTGGGGGGGCTGCTGGTCTTCCAGGGTGATACCTCCTTTGCCGATTACTATGTGCTGACCCTGCCACTGGGGCAGCATCAACTGACCTTGGCCGCCCTGGTGTTCATCGGCGGCTTGTCGGCGGCAGCTGGCATGGTCATGCTTGAATCAGTGGCCTCCGCCACCATGATCCTGAACAACCTGATCATGCCGGTACTGCTGCGTTTCAACCTGCGCACCACTGACATCTCCGGCACCCTGTTACTGCTCAAACGTATCGCCATCGCCTCGGTGATCTTCCTCGGCTACTTCTACTACCGCACTTTGGGCGAATCAGAAGCTCTGGTCAATATCGGTCTGATTTCCTTTATGGCGGCCACTCAGTTTGCCCCGGCTCTGCTCGGTGGTCTGTATTGGGAACGAGCCAGTCATCGCGGTGCGATGGTCGGGCTGGTCCTGGGCTTTATCATCTGGCTCTATACCCTCATTGTCCCAACCTTTGTCGATGCCGGCTGGTTGGCCCCATCCCTGCTGGAAGACGGCCCATTCGGCATCGCCGCCCTGCGGCCGACCGCCCTGTTCTATCTGGACAATCTTGACAACTGGTCGCACGCCCTGTTCTGGACCTTTTTCTTTAACCTTGGCAGCTTCCTCCTCATTTCAATGCTTACCAACCCCACCGCAGAAGAAGCGGCCCAGGCCATGCGCTTTGTGCGGATCGCTACCTGGGACGACCCGGCAAGCAAACGCAAACGCATCAGCAAGGCGCCTACGGTTATTGAATTTGTCGACCTGATGGCTAAATTCATTGGTGAAAAACAGGCCAACCGGGCCATCGCTGAATACATTGGCAATCGTGAAATCGACGAGCGCGGCAGCTTGTCAGAATACGAAATTCCCAGTCTTAAACTCTTTACCGAACGTACCCTGGCCGCCTCGGTCGGAGCGCCAGCGGCCCGCATCATCGTCGACAACTATCTGTCAGCGCGCGGCAGCAAAATGGAGGATGTGTTCGATATCTTCGGCACCGTCAGCCTCAGCCGCGACGCCAGCCGCGAACAGCTGGGAGTGCTGTACGAAGTGGCCAACCTGATCAGCAGTGGCGAAAAACTGGAGACCATTCTTGATAACATACTGGAGGTGCTCTACCGCCAGTTCCGCTTTGATCTCTGTGCCATCCGCATCCTTGACGAGGACAGTCAGCTACTGCGGGTACACAGCTTCAAGGGCATCGATAGCGCCTTTTTGTCCCACGCCGATCGCGAAATCAATCAAGAAACCTGCATCGGCACCACCTTTATCACCAACCGGGTGGTGCTGGCCAATGATTCGGACTGTGTGGATAAGCCAGCCTCCATAGCCATTGTCCGTGAGCTGGGTATCAAATCTTTCGCCCACGCCCCCATTGCCATCGAAGGCCAGCCCGTCGGCGTACTGTCCTCCTATTCACGATTTGCCAAGGGCATCTATACCGACGAATTCATCGAACTGTACAAAAACCTCGCCGCACAGATCGGTATCGCTTTGCGCAATGCCCGTCAAACCGATCGATTAATCGAGGCCAGCGAGCGGGACAAGGAGCTTAAAATTGCCGAATCCATTCAGCTGGGGCTGCTGCCGAAGGCCATGCCCGAGATACCTGGGCTGGACATTGCCGGCATCTGTGTCCCCGCCAAACAGATCGGCGGCGATTACTACGATTTTTTCATGCATCCTGACAGTTTCGATGTGGTCATCGCCGATGTGTCCGGTCATAATATCGGCGCAGCCCTGCTGATGGCAACAGCACGCACCTTCATGCAGGCGCAGGCCCAGCAGCAGCTATCACCGCAGCAAACCCTGGAACAGCTTAACAAGGCTCTCTACAATGATCTGAGTCAGGCGGAATTGTTCATCACCATGTTCTACCTGCGCTGCGAACGTGGCAAGCATCAGCTGGTTTATGCCAATGCCGGCCACAATCAGCCCCTGCTCTATCGTCGTACCCAAGACCGTTTTGAATTGCTTGACGCTGAGGGTCTGATCCTGGGCATAGAGTCGGAAATCGGTTTTGAACAATGCAACACCATCACTGAACCGGACGACCTGCTATTGCTCTACACCGATGGCATTATCGAAGCGGAAAACAGCGCCCAGGAACTGTTCGGCCTGCAACGGTTACAGAACATCCTGCGCGAGCAATGGGACAAAAACAGCAGTGACATTATCAACAGCATCATGGACGAGGTTCGACTGTTTCAGGGCCGACGACATTTTCGCGACGACGTGACGCTGGTTGTGCTAAAAAGAAATGAATATTAA